From Bdellovibrio sp. KM01:
GCTGAAAAATCAAAAGAGTTAGTGGAAAATTGCGGAATAAAAACTCCTCAAGAAGAAATGCTTAAGGCGTTCTCTGAAGATACCTATGAAAGATTTTTGGATAAGGCTTTGGTTCCTGATAAATGTTGGGATTTTAAGGAGCAGCTAAGTCTAAAGGGAGATTGGAAATTAAATATCTTTCCGTCTGTGGGTAAAAAATCAAACTACAAAGAAACGTCAGAAAAGATCAAAGATATCCTGTCAACAGGCCAGCCCGTCGTATTTGATTTTTGCGCGCAGGAACCACTTACAGCAAAAAAAATCGAACAGTGTAAAGGCTATGGCCACTCGGTCGTGGTGACGGCGTTCAGTAAAGCCTGTAACTCGAAAGGCAAGTGTGTTGATCGGGTGAGGGTGCAAAACCCATGGGGTGCTGGCTGGCAAAAAAATTATACCGATGACGGCTGGGTAGACGCCAAGGTCCTTCTTGACCGTAGTTTTTACGAGAATCAGACCTTGACCTGGTTATCAGAAAAAAAATAAATCCAACTACAGATTTTTGTTCATCGTACAAAAGATTTTTGTACTTTGCGGCCCGAAACCGCCGTACGTGATGTAGTAAATCGTTTTTGTTACGGGGTCTTGGCGCATGTAATAGACAATCGCGGGGCCTCCTTCAGAGTTAGTCATAACCACTCGTGAGGCGTTGCTTCCTTCTTGGATGCGAGCGTTCTGTCTGGCGTAGTCGGTAGCCTCTTGACGTCCTTTTGTCAGATCCCAGTTTGCATAAGGATTTTCTGGATAGAAGTAAGCAAACATTGTGGAGAAGTAAGTTGTCCCGTTATCCAATTGATCAATCATCAACTCGGCAAAGTGTTCGTGGTCAGGATTTAGATCTCCCAGATGATAGCAACCACCACTGTAGACTGCTGGCTCCAGGCTGACTGCATGTGGAGTGTTGTTGAATCCGGAAAGAATGGATTTCATAACTTTTGTGCATTTCAAACTGTCGCAAGCGTCCTCTGGAAGCTCGGAAACAGCTGGCGCCGCATGAACTGATAATGACCACAGTGCAGTAAGAATGATGATGAGTTGTTTCATTTATGTCCCCTCGTACTAAAAGCATAAATTTTCTTTGGGGACCGTCAATCGGTTTGTTATGCTCGGTTGAATTTAAAAAGGAAACTCTATGTCTCACCTTATCGATATTATTTTGCATCTTGATCAGCATTTGGTTCAGTGGATGGCGTATTTTGGTCCGTGGATCTATGTGATCATGTTTTTGGTGATTTTCTGTGAAACAGGTTTGGTTGTGACGCCGTTCTTGCCTGGGGATTCTTTGTTGTTTGCGCTGGGTGCATTGACGACGGTCGAGGGCGGTTTGAATCTTTGGATTTTGTTGGGCTCTTTAACGATTGCCGGGATCTTGGGTGACACCGTCAACTATCACTTGGGTAAGAAGTTCGGTCCCAAGGTCTTTGAAATCGACAGCCGCTTTTTTAAAAAGCAATACTTGATCGATACACAAAACTTTTATGACAAATGGGGAGCTTTCACTATCGTGGCCGCTCGTTTTGCACCGATTGTTAGAACATTCGCGCCATTTGTGGCGGGTATCGGTAGCATGAAGTACAGAAAGTTTATTTCGTACAATGTGATTGGTGCGATTGCTTGGGTCTTTATCTTTATCCTGGCGGGACATTTCTTTGGAAACTTGCCAGTGGTAAAAAGAAATTTCCACATCGTGATCTTTGGCGTGATCGGCGTATCTTTGATTCCGATGATTTGGCCTTGGATTTCTTCTCGCCTAAAAAAGGCATAGTAAAAAAGCTGCTTGAGTTATCGGTACTCAAGCATCTCATTTGCTTGCCCAGAGCTATAGTTGATTCTTCCATCAACTCCCACAGACAAATAGTGTTTAGAATTTGCGTGATCAAGGGATGGGTGCATATCCCAATTCTTTTCACGGTACTTGTTTTCGTCGCCAAGGATGGCTTCTTTGATCGCATCCTTAAGATAAAAAATTACCTTAGATGAGTGTGCTTTTAGCTTCATTGATTTGCTCCTTTGTTGTCCGGATGTCCGGTTGATAAGGGGTAAAGCAAAGGGCTTGCCGTCCGAAATCGGCACTCAGGTCATATATATGGGATTTGGAGGGTTCGGTTCCGATTTTAGAAACCCAATTCCTAGAATTGGGTCTTTCGCGGAAAGGTTTTTTAAGCTGCTTTTTTAAGGAGCTTTTTAAGATCCGTATTCGTTTCAAAGAAGACTGGATCCGTTGATTTGTAGTGGTCAGCCAAGTGCTTGACCACAAAGCTACCGCTTGCGCGGAACAGTGGATTTTTTGATTCTAGGAACTCAAAAAGTTTTTTCGCGAGTTCAGAATCAAAGTTCTGCTTACCCGTCACCAGCAAAGCATCTGCAGAGACACGGTTGTGACTTGCGTAGATATACTGACGGAGGAAGCTAACATCGCGAGCAAGGTCGCCAAGGACGATGATCGTGTTTGCTTGCGTGCGTGGGTCTTTGTGCTCAAGACATTTTTCAAGAACTGCCAGCAACGAACTTTCAACGAAAGCATGTGGGATCAAGTTCGAAGCCAAAGAGACGACGGATGCAAGAACTTTATCTGAGATGCCTTTTTGCTTATTCAGCTTGTATGCAGTTTCCACAAGTTTTTCAAAGCCAGCCACTTGTTGCAGGCTTGTTTGATTTACTTTGAAAGTTTTCAAAACAGAGAACACGCGGAAGAAACTGATTTCGTCTTTTTCTTGCAAAGACTTTTCCAAGAAACGATAGATGCAAATCAAATCGCTATCACTGCGATAGTAAGTAAGCTTTTCAAGTTGATGACGACCCAAGAGTCTGTCAATCGAGGTAAAGTCATTTACTTTGCACAAAGTTGCTGGTGTCGAAAAACCTTTTAACATTGTGCTTTTCGTCTCGGCGATCGTGCAAAGATCATTTACGGATGAACTTGCTTCGCTATAGAAGGTGATCGAGCTTTTGGCTTTTTCATCGACTTGACTTAATAATCGTGCAGATTCGATAAGTGGCAATCCAGAAAGTCCGTAACCAGAATCCTGGGGAACGAAGCGGATTTTACCAATAACGAAAGAACCTTTTACTTTAAAATAGTGATCTGCTCCCGCGGGAAGATGATCTTCAATATCTTGGGCCACTTCAAAGATCGCACGCAGACAGGCCAGAGACATTGCTTGCGAATTCACGCCTTGGCACTCTTTAACGTGGAATACGATTTCGTCCCCCACGTATTGATAGATCAAACCATTATAGCGTTCGATGATTTCACGAGAGCGGATGAAGTATTGATTCATCATGTCGCTTACGTACTCATCCTTTTTATCCAGGAAAATTTGTGTGTAACCGTTTAGGTCCACGCGCACCATAGAGGTCTGGAATGCATAAGGTGCTTTTCTGCCGGACTTCAGTTCGTGAACAATCGCGGGAGTCAAAGTCTCGGTATATACTTTGTTCTCGTACGCCAGAGTTTTTTGTGTCGCTTCGTAAGTTTGTGCCGCATGCAGAAGTGTCGCGCCTTCCCTAGAAAGGGAGCGGATTTTTGTCATCTTTTCGCGGTCGCGAGAGGACAGGATCTTTGTTAGATCGATAATGTCTTTTAAGAACAGCCAAACAATCAATGACAAGAATACTGTCACCGAAACCAGGTCACGCAAGATCATCCCTTTATAATCCCATGCAGTTTGCATGATGATACGGGCTTTATTTTGGAAAACGCCAACTGTCAGGCGGTAATCCATGATCTTAATTGTTCTGAAGGCGATATTCTTTGTCGCCAAAATCTCGTTAAAAACTTTATAGTCTGCATTGATGGTTTCAGCATCGCCGTTGTTGTTATGGAAACTAACAACGTCAGAACCTTTTTGCAGAATATAGAAATGAATTAAATTTAGTTCGCGAGCTTTGTCGAGATTGGCTTTTACAAGATCAGTGTTTTCGCCAACGAGCGCGGAGATCTGACTGTCTTCGACAAAAGTCATTTGCGCATGTTTTGTTTCAATCACTTGCTCAGTCATTTCCGCAACGTTGAAGTAAAATTGAGTCGCAGTAATGCCTACGTAAGCAACCCAAAAGGTTCCCACGATTAACAGCACCATTGATTTGTTGCGCTTACCCTTCGCAAACAAAATGAATCTCCTTATTAAAGACTAGCGACTTCATTTTGTTTATCGGTTAGGTCTGGGAACAACTTAAGTATTTGTTTTATCTGGATTAATAATTTCTAGAATATGAGGGAACTACCTCTGACGTATGAAACGGTTGCCGTCATCGTAATAGATAGTGGTCCCGGATTTTGCGCCCCAGCTGCTGCCGTTCCCGTCGACGACCTTGACGTTGTTGGCCTCAAGCTCGTTTAAGAAGCTTGGATCTTTCAATTTTCGCTTCGTTAAAACATAGTCGTTGTTTGTTAAAGTCGTCATGATTTCCTGCCTTTGCGCAGGGCTGCCTTGCTGATTTGTTGAGGCCGGGCCACGGCTTGCGGTAGCCGCTGAACGAGATCGGTTTTGAGCCGATTGGGTGCCGCCTCCGCCACCAGAATTGGAACTTATGCTGAGATCTGCGGAGCCCCCAGCGCTACCGGTTGCGATGGATCCTCCGCCGCTTCCGATGTCGCCATTGGAAGCTGAACCCGTTCTTTTTCTACCCGTTGTAACTTCGGGATCAACGGATGCGGGGCCTCTTGAGTTTGATTGAGAGGGTTCAACAGGCTCCAAAGTCGCCGGCTGATATGTACCAGTTCGAGACGCTTGCGTTCGCGTGGTGTTTGCGGCTTTCTTTGCCTGGGATTCAGTATTTTTCGTTAAATCAATTTCTTCTGCTACGTATTCGTCAGCCCCAACTCCACCGTTGGATTTAGATTGATAGCGACCGTAACGGGATTGATATCGTTGGCCGGATGAAGAGCTTGTTGAACCGCGCGATGACGATCCTGTTTCTGAATCACCAGAAGTGTATGACGGTGACGAAGACCACGACGAAGACGATGTGGATCCAGAATTTGAACTTGGTGAGTCTGCAAGCGCAGGAGTATTGCTGATGCCCATCGCCTGATTCGCCATTCTGAATACCGGAGCACTTTCTTGAACGCTATCTCGAAGTGCTTGTTCTTTTCCAGTAGGGGATTTGTCGACCTTAGCTACGTTTAGCTTTTCAGCGGAGGGAATGATTTTTTCTGCGTTAGCAATCTCGGATTTCATATCTAACCCACTGCCGGCTTTTGCTGCTGCGCTTGCGACACTTCTGTCAATTTTCTTAGGATTATTTTTAGTTGTGGATTCACCGACCGTTTTACCATCACTTGTTTTTGTAACGGCGGTCCCATTTCCTAAATTATTTAAAACACCTGTTTGATTCTCGGGAGTTAGCGTAGGAGCTTCGTTGCTTGCAGCATTGAATTCTCCATTTTCTTGACAGGCCTTAATCATTTTTTTAACGAGATCTTCATCTTTAATTCCGGCAGCATGCAAAAGTTCGTGATGAAGCAGAGGCTCAAGTTTACTCCCATTAATGACGGGGTCTTTAGATGAGTTTGGAATTACGAAAGCGATACTGCCATCTTCGTGGGTTTGTCCGTGAAACTCACCGGTGGTGCTGGTCTGACACGATATAATACTATTTGACTGACCTGATGAAATTTTATCGTATGCCGCACGCAGCTTCGAAGCAACGAGATTCAAATCAATACTTTCGATACCTTTGGCCTCTTGAAGGCAATTTGCAATTAGCTCTCCCTCTGTAGGTGCTGTTTTGAAGATGGCCTGAATGTTCTTGCTGAGTTCAGGAAACTGTTTCATTTCGCAGCTTTTAGGAGAAGCTACCATTGCGGAAACATCCTGGCTCAACTGTAATATTTTTGCAGCCAATAGTTCATTTTTGTCGCAAGTAGATTCATCGGGTGTTCCATACATAGTTAGTGCGGGTCGCATAAGATGCTGAGTTAAAATAAACTTTCCATTTTTCGACTCGTATCTTTTTAGTTCGAAGCGTTTATTTTCAATTTTGGAAATTGCTAAACTGTGTGATTTACCGTTTCTATAGCTAACGCGAATTTCGATATTTCCTTTGCGTAAATACCACTCATCTGTTTTGCCATCTAAATTTGAATCGATGCGAATGTCTTCGTATGTTTTATAACTTAAGATTCTTTGAGTAACTGATGTACCCCTTGGGTTAAATGTAATTCCCTCACTTCCAGCATGAGCTGAAAACGTAAATAGAAATAAAAATAGGGCTAGAAGCGTGGTTCGCATCACTTTGTTTATTCGGCTAAAATGAGAAGTTAATCAAGATTCATATCCACAACCTTGGTCCTGATTTTGGATACTAAACTATTAATTAACTCTTAAATTGCAGAACATGAATGATATGGCGCTATACATCCTGGCTTTTCTTTTATCTATTCCGGTTTTTACCTTTGCAGCGAATGCTCCTGTCGAATCGGATTGGGCCACTACCGCTTCTTGGGTTCAAAAAGACGAAGATCAAAAGAATCCATATGAATTACCTCAAAAATCTCTTCCGCCGAAAACTACGATCGATACTTTTGGAATTTGCTTCGCAGCGTCCGCCGCTACGGTTTTAAATTACGAGATGTGCAAGCAAGGATCGATAAAAGATTGTTCGGCTTTGCCGGAGTCAAAAAGAGTTTCCACATTGGGTATAGCACGCTATGCGGTTGATGCACCTCCGGAGGCGTTACCAAAAATGGATGAAAGTTATGAGCAGTTAAAACCAGGAGGCTCGGGTGGAAGAGTTCTGAGCTATGCTACTCGAATGTTTATGATGCCGACGGAGAAATGCGTTTCACTTCAGAGAATTGCTTCAAAAATTCCAGTAGAGACAGCAAACGATGCAGTTAGGGCGCAAAAAGTAATTTGGGATGACTTGAAGTCGGCATACGAAGGCTATAGAAAATCCTTAAATGATAAATGTGATACATGCGCGTCGAAATTTTATGCGACAGCCGTCGAGACAGTATCAAAAGGCATCAAGCTGGAAGATGATCAGTTGGTGGACCCTAACCTTAGAAATGATCAGGCGAGAGTACTTCAAGCATTTAAAGAGGATACCTATGAGAAAGCTTTGAATGCACTTTTGTATCCGAAATCGTGCAGTGAAAATGGGATCTCTCTTCCAGATAAAAACAGCGTAAAAGTTAGGCTTTTTCCTCAGCAGGAGAAAGTGGCAAATGGAGAAGCTTTAGTTCCTCAGATTAAGGAAATCTTGCAATCGAAGAAGCCTGTTATTCTAGATGGAATTTGTGTACTTGATTGCGGAACGAATAACCCGAGTTACCACTCGGTTGT
This genomic window contains:
- a CDS encoding DedA family protein; amino-acid sequence: MSHLIDIILHLDQHLVQWMAYFGPWIYVIMFLVIFCETGLVVTPFLPGDSLLFALGALTTVEGGLNLWILLGSLTIAGILGDTVNYHLGKKFGPKVFEIDSRFFKKQYLIDTQNFYDKWGAFTIVAARFAPIVRTFAPFVAGIGSMKYRKFISYNVIGAIAWVFIFILAGHFFGNLPVVKRNFHIVIFGVIGVSLIPMIWPWISSRLKKA
- a CDS encoding adenylate cyclase, which produces MFAKGKRNKSMVLLIVGTFWVAYVGITATQFYFNVAEMTEQVIETKHAQMTFVEDSQISALVGENTDLVKANLDKARELNLIHFYILQKGSDVVSFHNNNGDAETINADYKVFNEILATKNIAFRTIKIMDYRLTVGVFQNKARIIMQTAWDYKGMILRDLVSVTVFLSLIVWLFLKDIIDLTKILSSRDREKMTKIRSLSREGATLLHAAQTYEATQKTLAYENKVYTETLTPAIVHELKSGRKAPYAFQTSMVRVDLNGYTQIFLDKKDEYVSDMMNQYFIRSREIIERYNGLIYQYVGDEIVFHVKECQGVNSQAMSLACLRAIFEVAQDIEDHLPAGADHYFKVKGSFVIGKIRFVPQDSGYGLSGLPLIESARLLSQVDEKAKSSITFYSEASSSVNDLCTIAETKSTMLKGFSTPATLCKVNDFTSIDRLLGRHQLEKLTYYRSDSDLICIYRFLEKSLQEKDEISFFRVFSVLKTFKVNQTSLQQVAGFEKLVETAYKLNKQKGISDKVLASVVSLASNLIPHAFVESSLLAVLEKCLEHKDPRTQANTIIVLGDLARDVSFLRQYIYASHNRVSADALLVTGKQNFDSELAKKLFEFLESKNPLFRASGSFVVKHLADHYKSTDPVFFETNTDLKKLLKKAA